The proteins below come from a single Candidatus Eisenbacteria bacterium genomic window:
- a CDS encoding AbrB/MazE/SpoVT family DNA-binding domain-containing protein, whose protein sequence is MTNLATTKMSSKGQVVIPEEIRKQLHLKPGSRFIIVGDGDVVILKEILPPSMREFNRLIADARRRAKQSGMKRSDIKKALSVARRHG, encoded by the coding sequence ATGACGAATCTAGCCACTACCAAGATGTCGTCGAAAGGCCAAGTTGTTATTCCGGAGGAGATCCGTAAACAGCTTCACCTGAAACCTGGATCGCGGTTTATTATCGTCGGTGATGGGGATGTTGTCATCCTGAAAGAGATCCTGCCGCCGTCCATGCGCGAGTTCAACAGATTAATTGCGGATGCGCGTCGCCGGGCGAAGCAATCTGGCATGAAGAGGTCAGACATTAAGAAGGCACTGTCTGTGGCGCGGAGGCATGGGTGA